One genomic segment of Candidatus Eisenbacteria bacterium includes these proteins:
- a CDS encoding PQQ-dependent sugar dehydrogenase, producing the protein MPSTYSYIRSYWISFKWSTRVAAVCLLLAAGLGQPGTALAQTPPNTPIITTPAFDGQVVSPFDVHMETAVFSDPDPGDTHFCSDWEIWTVTPSERVWSATCLTGVEKVHTHFGDGTFEGSRAGQTSLAFSTDHILRVRHRDQTSLYSNWAQRAFTTGDQTQVFPLQLDDVTSAPTPTWMDESASPIVLSPGSPAPSLRIDSGAGDLLLQFSGLDGATNTITNPAMLGSDVAARVVINGGSGGLVLPASRLGFQERLGFSRIVYLPPVSVAASGQVYFWVSANGSTYSGNASQTAPDFSTLARGSPVPWEVLQPGFEVEIVATGFQLPVNIAFVPNPGPNPTDPFYYVSELYGKIKVVAKNGVVSDYATGLLNFDPGGQFPGSGEQGLGGIAVDAASGDIFCGMLYDSAPPNGPHYPKVVRFHSVDGGHTVSTQTTILAMVGEDMGASHYISNVSFGPDGKLYVHLGDGFTTSTALDLDSFRGKVLRMNLDGSAPSDNPFYNAGDGINARDYVYAYGLRNPFGGTWRAADNSHYEVENGP; encoded by the coding sequence ATGCCATCAACATATAGTTACATACGTAGTTACTGGATTTCCTTCAAGTGGTCGACAAGGGTCGCCGCGGTTTGTCTGTTGCTCGCCGCGGGCCTGGGCCAGCCTGGCACAGCCCTCGCCCAGACTCCTCCCAATACCCCCATCATCACAACCCCAGCTTTCGACGGACAGGTCGTGAGCCCGTTCGACGTGCATATGGAGACCGCGGTCTTCTCCGACCCCGACCCCGGGGACACCCATTTCTGCTCCGACTGGGAGATCTGGACCGTGACCCCGTCGGAGAGGGTGTGGTCGGCGACGTGCCTCACCGGAGTCGAAAAGGTCCATACGCATTTCGGGGACGGGACCTTCGAGGGATCTCGTGCCGGCCAGACGAGCCTCGCGTTCAGCACCGACCACATTCTCCGAGTCCGGCACCGGGACCAGACGAGCCTCTACAGCAATTGGGCGCAGCGCGCCTTCACGACCGGGGATCAGACCCAGGTCTTCCCGCTTCAGCTCGACGACGTCACGAGTGCGCCGACGCCTACCTGGATGGATGAATCGGCCTCCCCGATCGTCCTCTCGCCCGGCTCGCCGGCCCCCTCGCTGCGAATCGATTCCGGAGCCGGGGACCTCCTCCTCCAGTTCTCGGGGCTCGACGGCGCGACCAACACCATCACGAACCCTGCGATGCTCGGCAGCGACGTTGCCGCGCGGGTCGTAATTAACGGCGGGAGCGGCGGCCTCGTGCTTCCGGCGTCGCGGCTCGGCTTCCAGGAGCGACTCGGCTTCTCGCGGATCGTCTATCTCCCGCCAGTCAGCGTGGCGGCCTCCGGCCAGGTCTACTTCTGGGTGTCGGCGAACGGCAGCACCTATTCGGGGAACGCTTCCCAGACCGCGCCCGACTTCTCTACTCTGGCTCGGGGATCGCCCGTCCCTTGGGAAGTGCTCCAGCCCGGTTTCGAAGTGGAGATCGTCGCGACCGGGTTCCAGCTGCCGGTCAACATCGCGTTCGTGCCCAACCCCGGCCCCAATCCCACCGATCCCTTCTATTACGTCTCGGAGCTTTACGGAAAGATCAAGGTCGTCGCGAAAAACGGCGTCGTGTCGGACTACGCGACCGGGCTCCTCAATTTCGATCCCGGCGGACAGTTCCCGGGGTCGGGCGAGCAGGGGCTCGGCGGGATCGCCGTGGATGCGGCCTCGGGCGACATCTTCTGCGGCATGCTCTACGATTCGGCCCCGCCCAACGGCCCCCATTATCCGAAGGTAGTCCGGTTTCACAGCGTGGACGGCGGGCACACCGTGTCGACGCAGACGACGATCTTGGCGATGGTCGGCGAGGACATGGGCGCATCTCACTACATTTCTAACGTGTCCTTTGGTCCCGACGGCAAGCTTTACGTCCACCTGGGGGACGGCTTTACGACGAGCACCGCGCTCGATCTGGACTCCTTCCGCGGGAAGGTGTTGCGCATGAACCTCGATGGAAGCGCCCCGTCGGACAACCCGTTCTACAACGCGGGAGATGGGATCAACGCGCGCGATTATGTCTACGCCTATGGCTTGCGGAATCCCTTCGGAGGCACCTGGCGTGCCGCGGACAACTCGCATTACGAGGTGGAGAATGGGCCG
- a CDS encoding alpha/beta fold hydrolase, protein MSRRIQRFLFAGGVAILAAAPHPAPAAAARPSAALPTAAAPAPSPQLGYPISEGYVETNGVWIYYKAIGRGQPLVVLHGGPGASHDYLLPHLVPLARQNRLVFIDERGSGRSPALEDPSGYTIEKMADDVEAVRLALRLGRINLLGHSYGGALAQAYALKYQQNLAHLILCSTFSSTKAMNQVFVRMKEQMAPELRARIDSLERAGLYGRGKIFERERYPADYMAASWGEAYFPYLYRKRPDRNFDPLMNGVMSWDLYRTMWGSHGEFVIDGNLVSVEYDDRLGTISVPTLIMAGDHDECDPALSRKMQELIPGSKLVILPESGHMTFVDQPALFVKSVDDFLHPPR, encoded by the coding sequence ATGAGTCGTCGTATCCAGCGCTTCCTGTTCGCCGGGGGGGTCGCGATCCTGGCGGCCGCCCCGCACCCGGCCCCTGCCGCGGCAGCCCGTCCCTCGGCCGCCCTTCCTACAGCGGCCGCGCCGGCTCCCTCGCCCCAGCTGGGCTACCCGATCTCGGAAGGGTACGTCGAGACGAACGGCGTCTGGATCTACTACAAAGCGATCGGCAGGGGGCAGCCCCTCGTCGTTCTCCACGGGGGGCCCGGCGCGTCGCACGACTACCTCTTGCCGCACCTCGTCCCGCTGGCGCGCCAGAACCGCCTCGTCTTCATCGACGAGCGTGGCTCCGGCCGCTCCCCGGCGCTCGAGGACCCGAGCGGCTACACCATCGAGAAGATGGCGGACGACGTCGAGGCCGTGCGGCTGGCGCTTCGCCTGGGCAGAATCAATCTCCTCGGCCATTCCTACGGTGGGGCCCTCGCCCAGGCGTACGCCCTCAAGTACCAGCAGAACCTTGCCCATCTAATCCTCTGCAGCACGTTCTCGAGCACCAAGGCGATGAACCAGGTCTTCGTTCGAATGAAGGAGCAAATGGCGCCGGAGCTGCGGGCCCGGATCGACAGCCTCGAGCGTGCCGGGCTCTACGGGCGGGGGAAGATCTTCGAGAGGGAGCGGTACCCGGCCGACTACATGGCGGCGTCCTGGGGCGAGGCGTATTTCCCTTACCTCTACCGGAAGCGGCCCGATCGCAACTTCGATCCCCTCATGAACGGCGTCATGTCGTGGGACCTCTACCGGACGATGTGGGGCTCCCACGGGGAATTCGTGATCGACGGAAACCTCGTCTCGGTGGAGTACGACGACCGGCTCGGCACGATCTCCGTGCCCACCCTCATCATGGCGGGGGATCACGACGAATGCGATCCGGCCCTGTCCCGCAAGATGCAGGAGCTGATCCCGGGATCGAAGCTCGTGATTCTTCCCGAGAGCGGGCACATGACATTCGTCGATCAGCCGGCGCTCTTCGTGAAATCGGTGGACGATTTCCTTCACCCGCCCCGGTAA
- a CDS encoding sigma-70 family RNA polymerase sigma factor, protein MAPSDRRQSIPHRGRLRGESMAENSRRFVSELSEALRRGLEQGELTDEDLDALLHSSDFEAGAFDLFLAEARRQSVKLPEGSRMGDVSTTETTGRSLGSLERRYLNEIQRYPLLEREEERALWEAMRRGSEPARRSIIHAYLRLVVSFARSYRNRGVEFLDLVEEGNLGLITAVDRFDVERGIHFSTYAGWWIRQALARGVANQSRTVRIPIHVLQMMRRFVATQRRLESELRRKPGHDDIAREMGIAVTRVARLETLVQSIHTLDVDMGNEAFHGLIESEAVEQPPSLDEIVEMQIRDQQLNDMLKRLSGREEAILRLRYGFFDDRPRTLAETGEHFKLSRERIRQLEERALLKLRHLLESDEAETQPSVH, encoded by the coding sequence ATGGCTCCCTCCGACCGGCGCCAATCAATTCCGCATCGAGGCAGGCTGAGGGGAGAGTCCATGGCCGAGAATTCCCGCCGATTCGTCTCCGAGCTCTCCGAGGCGCTCCGCCGTGGCCTCGAGCAGGGCGAGCTTACGGACGAGGATCTGGACGCTCTTCTCCATTCATCGGACTTCGAGGCCGGCGCGTTCGACCTCTTCCTGGCCGAGGCGCGACGGCAGTCCGTCAAGCTCCCCGAGGGAAGCCGGATGGGGGACGTCTCGACCACCGAGACGACCGGCCGCTCGCTGGGAAGCCTCGAACGCCGATACCTGAACGAGATTCAGCGCTATCCGCTCCTCGAGCGCGAGGAGGAGCGCGCCCTCTGGGAGGCGATGCGGCGCGGCTCGGAGCCTGCCCGGCGCTCGATCATCCACGCCTACCTCCGCCTCGTCGTCTCGTTCGCGCGCAGCTATCGGAATCGTGGCGTCGAGTTCCTCGATCTCGTCGAGGAAGGAAACCTCGGGCTGATCACCGCGGTCGATCGATTCGACGTGGAGCGCGGCATTCACTTCAGCACCTACGCCGGGTGGTGGATCCGGCAGGCCCTCGCGCGCGGGGTCGCGAACCAATCGCGGACGGTCCGGATTCCGATCCACGTGCTTCAGATGATGCGGCGTTTCGTGGCCACCCAGCGCCGGCTCGAGTCGGAGCTGCGACGCAAGCCCGGCCATGACGACATCGCGCGCGAGATGGGAATCGCGGTGACGCGCGTGGCGCGCCTCGAAACCTTGGTTCAATCGATCCACACGCTGGACGTCGACATGGGGAACGAAGCGTTCCACGGTCTGATCGAGTCCGAGGCCGTGGAGCAGCCGCCGAGCCTCGACGAGATCGTCGAGATGCAGATCCGCGACCAGCAGCTGAACGACATGCTGAAGCGCCTCTCGGGCCGGGAGGAGGCGATCCTGCGTCTGCGCTACGGCTTCTTCGACGACCGCCCACGGACCCTGGCCGAGACGGGCGAGCACTTCAAGCTTTCGCGGGAGCGCATTCGCCAGCTCGAGGAGCGCGCTCTCCTCAAGCTCCGCCATCTTCTCGAAAGCGACGAGGCCGAAACCCAGCCTTCCGTGCACTGA
- a CDS encoding acylphosphatase, translating to MSQRDAARFVARVEGRVQGVGYRYFVQSRAEALHLAGSVRNMPNRSSVRVEAEGPREVLEALIEDLREGPPAARVDRVEVEWLPPTGANQFRIEAG from the coding sequence GTGAGTCAACGAGACGCGGCCCGCTTCGTCGCGCGCGTTGAGGGGCGCGTCCAAGGGGTTGGCTACCGCTACTTCGTCCAATCGCGGGCGGAGGCGCTTCACCTGGCCGGTTCGGTCCGGAACATGCCCAACCGATCATCGGTACGAGTGGAAGCAGAGGGTCCGAGGGAAGTGCTCGAGGCGCTGATCGAGGATCTGCGAGAGGGGCCGCCCGCGGCGCGGGTCGATCGCGTCGAGGTGGAATGGCTCCCTCCGACCGGCGCCAATCAATTCCGCATCGAGGCAGGCTGA
- a CDS encoding protein-L-isoaspartate(D-aspartate) O-methyltransferase — MNRRRSDLAVARRRMVEEQLRARGIHDPHVLRIMEALPRHLFVDDTLAARAYSDHALPIGEEQTISQPYMVALMTQALDLTGEEKVLEIGTGSGYQTAVLAELAGRVFTVERIPSVAERAKERLDTMGYSNIVFRCADGSLGWKEMAPYDRILITAGAPRVPAFLEEQLKVNGIGVAPVGESESQSLVKVIRASEGTIERVLCSCTFVPLIGREGWSPGEVG, encoded by the coding sequence ATGAATCGGAGGCGTAGCGACCTGGCCGTCGCCCGGCGGCGGATGGTGGAGGAGCAGCTCCGGGCCCGCGGGATCCACGATCCGCACGTTCTCCGCATCATGGAAGCGCTCCCGCGCCACCTCTTCGTCGACGATACCCTCGCCGCCCGCGCCTACAGCGATCACGCGCTCCCGATCGGTGAGGAGCAGACGATCTCGCAGCCGTACATGGTCGCGCTGATGACGCAGGCCCTGGACCTGACCGGGGAAGAGAAGGTTCTCGAGATCGGGACCGGCTCGGGATATCAGACCGCCGTCCTCGCCGAGCTGGCGGGGCGGGTCTTCACCGTCGAGCGGATCCCATCGGTCGCGGAACGAGCGAAGGAGCGCCTCGATACCATGGGCTACTCCAACATCGTGTTTCGGTGCGCGGACGGATCGCTCGGGTGGAAGGAAATGGCGCCCTACGACCGAATCCTGATCACGGCGGGCGCCCCGCGAGTTCCCGCCTTCCTCGAGGAGCAGCTCAAGGTGAACGGGATCGGAGTGGCCCCGGTCGGCGAGAGCGAGAGCCAATCCCTGGTGAAGGTGATCCGGGCATCCGAGGGAACGATCGAGCGCGTTCTCTGCAGCTGCACGTTCGTCCCATTGATCGGTCGGGAGGGCTGGTCTCCGGGCGAAGTCGGTTGA
- the surE gene encoding 5'/3'-nucleotidase SurE: MDILVTNDDGIQADGIRALAEALAPLGTISIIAPDREQSATSHALTLHRPLRVRKIGDGVMSVDGTPTDAVLLGVHGFLKRKPALVVSGINHGPNMGNDVLYSGTVAAASEGMFLGIPSIAISLATWEPTADFGPGARVAHRLVKGLLRRGLHEGSCLNINIPAIPWSDIKGVRVTRLGMRVYRDVIVEKTDPRGKLYYWIGGEEPTWKHDEASDFTAVEQGYVSITPLSFELTDYKAIVDLESLGLSLDESEA, translated from the coding sequence ATGGACATCCTCGTCACGAACGACGACGGAATCCAGGCGGACGGGATCCGCGCGCTCGCCGAGGCCCTCGCCCCGCTCGGGACGATCTCGATCATCGCCCCCGACCGCGAGCAGAGCGCGACGAGCCACGCCCTGACGCTCCACCGACCGCTCCGCGTCCGGAAGATCGGGGACGGCGTGATGAGCGTCGACGGCACACCCACGGACGCGGTCCTCCTCGGAGTGCACGGGTTCCTCAAGCGAAAGCCCGCGCTCGTCGTCTCGGGCATCAACCACGGACCCAACATGGGGAACGACGTCCTCTATTCGGGCACGGTCGCCGCAGCGAGCGAGGGGATGTTCCTGGGCATCCCCTCGATCGCCATTTCGCTCGCGACGTGGGAACCGACCGCCGACTTCGGGCCCGGCGCCCGCGTGGCGCATCGCCTCGTGAAGGGGCTCCTTCGCCGCGGCCTCCACGAGGGCTCCTGCCTCAACATCAATATCCCGGCGATTCCGTGGAGCGACATCAAAGGGGTCCGGGTCACGCGATTGGGAATGCGCGTCTATCGAGACGTCATCGTGGAGAAGACCGATCCCAGGGGGAAGCTCTACTACTGGATCGGAGGCGAAGAGCCGACGTGGAAGCACGACGAGGCGAGCGATTTCACCGCCGTCGAGCAAGGCTACGTTTCGATCACGCCGCTCAGTTTCGAGCTCACTGACTACAAGGCCATTGTGGATCTCGAATCGCTCGGACTTTCGCTCGATGAATCGGAGGCGTAG
- a CDS encoding glycosyltransferase family 2 protein, which translates to MKVIAVIPARDAAATVGDVVRGLRRVLPSAEVIVVDDGSMDATGERSREAGAAVVRHEVNRGKGAALESGFAEALRRGADAVIAMDADGQHDPAAAPNLLASLEGADLVVGSRERDRTGMPLLRRATNDVTTWLVSLLAGQRIHDSQSGYRAIRSSVLRTVHPRSRRFEYESEFLIAAARAGFSIGEAPVPTLYNAPGSHIDPVRDTLRFIRLVIRHIGR; encoded by the coding sequence ATGAAGGTGATCGCGGTGATCCCGGCGCGCGACGCCGCGGCCACGGTGGGCGACGTCGTGCGCGGCCTCCGGCGCGTTCTCCCGTCCGCGGAGGTGATCGTGGTGGACGACGGGTCCATGGACGCCACCGGCGAGCGGTCGCGCGAAGCCGGGGCGGCCGTGGTGCGGCATGAGGTCAATCGCGGAAAAGGGGCGGCCCTCGAGTCGGGATTCGCCGAGGCGCTTCGCCGCGGCGCGGACGCGGTGATCGCGATGGATGCGGACGGCCAGCATGATCCGGCGGCCGCGCCAAACCTTCTGGCGTCTCTCGAGGGCGCCGACCTGGTCGTCGGCTCTCGGGAGCGGGATCGGACCGGGATGCCCTTGCTTCGCCGCGCGACGAACGATGTCACGACGTGGCTCGTCTCGCTCCTCGCGGGGCAGCGGATTCACGACTCCCAGTCGGGGTACCGGGCGATCCGGTCCTCGGTGCTCCGCACGGTCCACCCTCGGAGCCGCCGGTTCGAGTACGAGTCGGAGTTCCTGATCGCGGCCGCGCGGGCGGGCTTCTCGATCGGGGAGGCCCCGGTACCGACGCTCTACAACGCGCCGGGGAGCCACATCGACCCCGTGCGGGACACGCTCCGCTTCATCCGTCTCGTGATCCGGCACATTGGGCGCTGA
- a CDS encoding MerR family transcriptional regulator, which yields MKSLPTGRLYYSISEVSDLVGVKPHVLRYWETQFKMLRPKKGRGGARMYRKRDVEVLFEIKQLLYDQRFTIAGARRRILDGRDEKEQIELPFSKLDREETLRALRKDMEGLLNLLRQEAQARGRARR from the coding sequence TTGAAGTCGCTTCCGACAGGTAGGCTCTACTACTCGATCAGCGAAGTGAGCGACTTGGTCGGCGTCAAACCGCACGTCCTCCGCTACTGGGAGACGCAGTTCAAGATGCTCCGCCCGAAGAAGGGGCGAGGTGGAGCCCGGATGTACCGCAAGCGGGACGTGGAGGTTCTCTTCGAGATCAAGCAGCTCCTCTACGACCAGCGCTTCACGATCGCGGGCGCGAGGCGGAGGATCCTGGACGGCCGGGACGAGAAGGAGCAGATCGAGCTCCCGTTCAGCAAGCTGGACCGGGAAGAGACCCTGCGCGCGCTGCGCAAGGACATGGAGGGCCTCCTGAACCTTCTTCGCCAGGAAGCCCAGGCCAGAGGGCGCGCGCGACGCTGA
- a CDS encoding NAD(P)-dependent glycerol-3-phosphate dehydrogenase, which produces MKIGVIGGGGWGTALSIVLESRGHAVRLWVFEADLAEQMRRTRSNDRFLPDVRIPDAIEITSTLPDAAADADVLLFVTPSHALRATATRLAAEAEKSLKGVKWVTVATKGLETKTLRRMSEVLAETLPKGLGERVVVLAGPSHAEEVARRVPTLIVAASESAPLAANAQETFSTDWLRIYTNDDVIGVEIGVALKNVIAIASGIADGLGFGDSTRAALMTRGLAEISRLGEVLGARRETFAGLAGMGDLIATATSRHSRNRRLGEAIGRGATLKEALASSPMVVEGVGTAEAAVNLARRHGVELPIVEQVHAILYEGKSAKTAMRELLTRDLKPEAGTLSRR; this is translated from the coding sequence GTGAAGATCGGTGTGATCGGAGGCGGAGGATGGGGAACCGCGCTCTCGATCGTGCTCGAGAGCCGCGGCCACGCGGTCCGGCTCTGGGTGTTCGAGGCGGATCTCGCCGAACAGATGCGCCGCACGCGGTCGAACGACCGCTTCCTCCCGGATGTGCGAATCCCCGACGCGATCGAGATCACGTCCACTCTTCCCGACGCGGCGGCCGACGCGGACGTCCTGCTCTTCGTGACCCCTTCCCACGCGCTCCGCGCGACCGCGACGAGGCTCGCGGCCGAGGCGGAGAAGTCGCTCAAGGGCGTGAAATGGGTGACGGTGGCGACCAAGGGACTCGAGACGAAGACGCTCCGCCGGATGAGCGAGGTCTTGGCGGAGACGCTTCCCAAGGGACTGGGCGAGCGCGTGGTCGTGCTCGCGGGGCCGAGCCATGCCGAGGAGGTCGCGCGCCGCGTGCCTACCCTCATCGTGGCCGCGTCCGAGAGCGCGCCGCTCGCAGCGAATGCTCAGGAAACCTTTTCCACCGACTGGCTTCGCATCTACACGAACGACGACGTGATCGGGGTCGAGATCGGGGTCGCGCTCAAGAACGTCATCGCGATCGCGTCCGGAATCGCCGACGGACTCGGCTTCGGCGACTCCACCCGGGCAGCGCTCATGACGCGAGGTCTCGCCGAGATATCGAGGCTGGGCGAGGTCCTGGGCGCGAGGCGGGAGACCTTCGCGGGTCTCGCCGGAATGGGCGACCTGATCGCCACCGCGACGAGCCGGCACAGCCGAAACCGCCGGCTCGGAGAGGCCATCGGCCGCGGGGCGACGTTGAAGGAAGCGCTCGCGTCCTCGCCGATGGTCGTGGAAGGCGTGGGCACCGCGGAGGCGGCCGTCAACCTTGCCCGCCGCCACGGCGTCGAGCTTCCCATCGTGGAGCAGGTCCACGCGATCCTCTACGAAGGGAAGAGCGCGAAGACCGCGATGCGCGAGCTTTTGACACGGGATTTGAAGCCGGAAGCAGGAACCCTATCCAGGAGGTGA
- the plsY gene encoding glycerol-3-phosphate 1-O-acyltransferase PlsY, translating into MPLLIASVLVGFLLGGIPSGLLIGRARGVDLRTAGSKNIGATNAFRVLGARWGALVFLLDALKGFAASMVPRLASGIAAGGLTSGTAAGGSPADLLAPTLAAGIAAILGHVFSPWLGFKGGRGVATSLGVFLGILPRPTLLAFGLWIILVAISRRVSVGSIGAAISYPFLVAWQTARDPQRGILITVSAVIALLIIVRHLPNIRRLLKGTEPPILGAASERRQ; encoded by the coding sequence ATTCCGCTCCTAATCGCCTCCGTGCTGGTCGGCTTCCTGCTCGGCGGGATTCCATCGGGCCTCCTGATCGGACGCGCCCGGGGCGTCGACCTCAGGACCGCCGGCAGCAAGAACATCGGCGCCACCAACGCGTTTCGGGTCCTCGGTGCGCGGTGGGGGGCCCTCGTCTTCCTTCTCGATGCCCTTAAGGGGTTCGCGGCGTCGATGGTTCCGCGCCTCGCGAGCGGGATCGCGGCCGGCGGGCTGACGAGCGGGACTGCGGCCGGCGGCTCCCCGGCCGACCTGCTGGCTCCAACGCTCGCGGCCGGCATCGCCGCAATCCTTGGGCACGTCTTCTCTCCATGGCTCGGCTTCAAAGGCGGCCGCGGAGTGGCGACGAGCCTCGGTGTTTTCCTCGGCATCCTGCCCCGGCCCACGCTTCTCGCCTTTGGCCTCTGGATCATCCTCGTGGCGATCTCCCGGCGCGTCTCGGTCGGGTCGATCGGCGCCGCGATCTCCTATCCGTTCCTCGTCGCTTGGCAGACCGCGAGGGATCCACAGCGCGGGATCCTCATCACGGTCTCCGCGGTGATCGCCCTTCTCATCATCGTCCGGCATCTCCCCAACATCCGCCGATTGCTGAAGGGAACCGAGCCGCCCATTTTGGGCGCGGCCTCGGAGCGCCGCCAGTGA
- the der gene encoding ribosome biogenesis GTPase Der yields MLPIVAIVGRPNVGKSTLFNRLLGQRRAIVDELSGLTRDRHYAEAEWSGRHFLLVDTGGIDPGSPHPIQRQVLSQTAQALEEADVALLVVDATQGIMPLDREVADRVRRRGRPMLVIANKADSAAREEDLADFYSLGIGDPIPVSALHGRGSGELLDEVIGCLPEPEETPEVEGAIRIAVVGRPNVGKSSLVNRLLGKERMVVDSVAGTTRDAVDTTFERGGRTYVLVDTAGLRRDRKVTDPVEYYSVTRALRAISRADLVILVIDVSREPSRQDAHLAALAEDQGKGIVVVFNKWDLVDDPVGVRQLIDEEFPRQYPFLGFVPRLYVSAESGKGVPRVLPACTEVYEEYARSIPTAELNRAVHEILGRVTPPATPSGRHLKLYYAAQTGSRPPTFSLFVNNPRYRQKNYVSYLERELRERFGFQGTPIVLEWKASH; encoded by the coding sequence GTGCTCCCCATCGTCGCCATCGTCGGCCGTCCCAACGTGGGGAAGTCGACGTTATTCAACCGGCTCCTCGGACAGCGCCGGGCCATCGTGGATGAGCTATCGGGGCTCACGCGCGACCGGCATTACGCGGAAGCCGAGTGGAGCGGGCGGCATTTCCTCCTCGTCGACACGGGCGGGATCGATCCCGGGAGCCCGCATCCGATCCAGCGCCAGGTCCTGAGCCAGACGGCCCAGGCGCTCGAGGAGGCCGACGTGGCGCTCCTCGTGGTGGACGCGACGCAGGGGATCATGCCGCTCGACCGCGAGGTGGCCGATCGGGTCCGCAGGCGAGGGCGGCCGATGCTGGTCATCGCCAACAAGGCCGACTCGGCGGCGCGCGAGGAGGATCTGGCCGACTTCTACTCCCTCGGCATCGGCGATCCGATCCCGGTCTCCGCGCTTCACGGCCGGGGCTCGGGGGAGCTGCTCGACGAGGTCATCGGGTGCCTTCCCGAGCCCGAGGAGACGCCTGAAGTCGAGGGCGCGATCCGGATCGCGGTCGTGGGCCGGCCCAACGTCGGGAAATCGTCGCTCGTGAATCGGCTGCTGGGGAAGGAGCGGATGGTCGTCGACTCCGTGGCCGGGACCACCCGCGACGCCGTCGACACGACCTTCGAGCGCGGCGGGAGGACCTACGTTCTCGTAGACACGGCCGGCCTCAGGCGGGACCGAAAGGTCACCGACCCGGTCGAGTACTACAGCGTCACGCGCGCGCTTCGCGCGATCTCCCGGGCCGACCTCGTCATCCTCGTGATCGACGTCTCCCGCGAGCCGTCGCGCCAGGACGCGCACCTCGCGGCGCTCGCCGAGGACCAGGGGAAGGGAATCGTCGTGGTCTTCAACAAGTGGGACCTGGTCGACGATCCGGTCGGGGTCCGCCAGCTGATCGACGAGGAGTTCCCCCGTCAGTATCCGTTCCTTGGCTTCGTGCCGCGCCTCTACGTCTCCGCCGAATCCGGGAAGGGCGTCCCTCGGGTCCTACCGGCGTGCACCGAGGTCTACGAGGAATACGCGCGCTCGATCCCGACCGCGGAGCTCAATCGGGCCGTTCACGAGATCCTCGGTCGCGTGACCCCGCCGGCCACTCCCAGCGGCCGCCACCTGAAGCTCTACTACGCGGCCCAGACCGGGAGCCGCCCCCCGACATTCTCCCTTTTCGTTAACAATCCTCGATATCGTCAGAAGAATTATGTAAGTTACCTGGAGCGAGAGTTGCGCGAGCGATTCGGCTTCCAGGGCACGCCGATCGTGCTCGAGTGGAAGGCAAGCCACTAG